The Solea solea chromosome 15, fSolSol10.1, whole genome shotgun sequence genome segment ACAGGACACCACAGAGAATATCTGTTGCAGGACCTAATTAAATCTCAGAGGATTCAAGTTCTTTCTTTGTTACTGTGCTTTAGATTCTCGATTACGTCTGACATTACTGCATAAACGTGCCGCcattaaagtacagtaaatatgtaGTTGTTAACAATTTGTTTTGTGCAGCTCTTACGAAAAAAAACTATAACCCAGAAAAGAAATGGAGTCCACGTACAGTATGTAGATGGATACAACAAAGCAACCTCTATCTATTTTGCTCCCTGTGTTAAATATTACTCACATTATTACATCATAGTGTTTCAGTACCGAGGTATCAGCTGAATTTGATGAGAAATCACCTGTTCTGATGAAATGAAGAGACAGACACAAtataatgaacacatgaatggaCTAAGGGGGTTGGACGTTTGCAGCAAATAATTACTTTTCAAGTTAATCTTGATCAAGACATggatttttattgttaattgtATAAGCCACTTATATTAAAATAAGACCATCATTTCAACACTATGGTTGTTTTACTCATTTTTCCCACCACCCTGTGGCATTCTATTTACTAAaattgcttcttctttttttctatttcttcaGAATTTTGTACCACTTTATCAAGATTTTGAGAACTTCTACACTCGTAACCTGTACATGAGGGTACGAGACAACTGGAACCGTCCCTTGTGCAGCCTACCAGGACCTGTCTTTGACCTGATGGAGAGAGTGTCTGACGACTACAACTGGACTTTCAGGTATTTTGTCCTGCGTCAAACAGCACAAAGATCTTCTGGAGATAAAGACCAGTCAACTGAGATTTAACTGGATACATTTAGCTCCTCCCAGATGAACTTACAGGGGAAGATGGAAGAATGTGAAACAGATTTGTTATCTGTTAATTTGAAGGACTTGCCATTCCTGAGTGTTTGAGTTTCTGAACCACAAAGGAGATTTCTCTGTGCTGCACAGCAGGGTCAggaaataatatattatacatacaaaTATGAACAAAATCATCAAGGAAAGGAAATTACATTATGAATTGGGAAAGTGGGGTAAGCATGGATTACAGGTTCAAAGAGGTTTAATGTGACTGGAAAAATTAGAAATGGGCCACTCATTGATGCTGCTTCTGCACACAGTCACTGCTGTTCAGAAAACATTGTTGTGATTGCACTTTAAACGAACAGAACTCCAATGATGAAGTGACCAGTTTATGATTATTAGGTATATTTTACTGAATGTTGATCAATAAAGTACTATAAAGCATCTTATCAAGCCTATAATGTCAAATGCTTTGCAGGTTAACTGGACGAACAATACACAACGTCATCAACACGGGCTCTTACAACTACCTCGGCTTTGCTGAGAACAATGCTGATTCTCTGAAAACGGTGGCAGACAATGTGCAGCAGTATGGCGTTGGAATTTGCAGCACCAGGCAAGAAGTAGGTGAGGTCAATGTAACTTGTGCACACGTCACATTAAGCCCGTCTGATTAAGTAAAATGTCCACTTCAAGAGTGAAATTAGTCATGTTGCTGGTGTCTCTTCTGCCTCGTTCACCATGTGCATCTATTCTGAAGGTCTCTACAGACCCATGTGATAGTAAAAAGGTTGAGTATCCAACTGGAAATCAAACTCCATTTCCCTCATATCCTGtgccatcatttattttctttcttgtgaATTATACTGCCCATTTAATTATCTCTCGGTGGCTGCAAATGTAAGATGAATtattaaaccttttttaaattatgtacCATTTGAGCATAGGCTGAGACCATTACATGCTGCTCCTCGCTGAGTAGTATGGGAAGTCGTACCGTAGTGGGATGTAACATCATGAAACACCGTGGACACTAAGGAGAATGCTAAAAGAACATATGTGATGGAATTGGACGGCAAATCAACGATCAGAAAGTGGCATCTCTGGCTTTAGATGAATTTTGAATGGAGTTTTAGCCTCTGAACTTTAACCCTCCCTCTGATGGTGTTTAAGTGGTCATATGTGCCAGGATTATAGCAGTATTGCAGTGGTGCATCCATGAAATttgtgtgctttgtgttttttgatcCTTTGTTAAACATTCCACATGTTACAAGGACTGTTTTAGAAAAGTGGTTGCTTCTCTTGTTGTCAAGTGTTGTGCAGCTTAATTTTCTGTTTATTCCTGAAACCAATatctgcagagcagcagcagaaggggagCTGACATACAGGCTCAGTGTGAGTTGAGTCAGTGCGTAGTGTTGCATGATAACAGAAGTTTCACAAGAAGAGTGAAAAACGGATCATTTAAAGGGCATGTGATCGTTGGTTGTACGTTTGTTTGTCAGAGCCTCtcccgctcacacacacacacacacaaagacactcacactcacacacaatccattattcatttgattcatttatttatatgtttatttctctttcaaaATTGGACTGTTTTTCCCTTCGTTTGCAATCTGGATCTCACTGACGGGGTTAAGGCATAACAAGCACTTCTCCCAAAAGACCTTATTAAACATTAATTATTAAAGATACCAATGTCTCTGTGGTAAAAGTGACATGATCGTCACCGATGCGTTAGTACACATGCAGCAATTTGTATCAGTGGAAAGACCTCAGAATCTAAATTTGACTGAAATatgtgaaaatatatattttatatatatatataatatatattttcacaCCTCACTCTTTTCTGTTCAGTTTGTCAAGTTAAAGTTACCAGAAGCTTGTGACTCACAAAGTGCAATTTAAAGTAGGAAGATACAAAGtgcactgaaaacacacctTGTGAATAAACACATATGTCAAACATTGACAGATTTGCTTACTGTTACCACATTTCCGCCATTAACATATATACGCATAAACGCATTCCAGCAAAAGACAAATCAGTTAGTGTTTGTGCTGTATTTGTCTAATGGTTAACTCTTAACTCCATTCTCTCCTTTTTGCTATATTTTAAAGGCTTGAAACGAAGGCCTCGATTTacaatgaaaatgagaaaatttAGCTCTGAGGTTTTTAGAGGGTTTTTAGAGCACAATCTTTATTGTCTCTTTTCAACCATGACAGGAGTTATTAGTTAGCTGTCCCAGCAGCAAAGTTTGATGATTTTGGAGGAAGGGAGGTGACCTTGGTAATACAGAGGGTAGGCAGTTGTATGTAATGATGTATATGACACTTCAGTAAGCAAAGAAAGCTCTCAGGGCATGATTATGAAAATTAACCAACCATCAGTTTTTTTCGTCTTGAAACATTCAGTTTGTTTGAATGTTGTAATGTCTGCTGTCATTCGTTAGCGACTGATGGAGTCATTATGACCACAATGTTAAGTAAGCATGCAGTCAATACATTGTGATCATGGGAGTGCCTGAATGACGCGTCAACAATTTAATACCAGGCCTCGTTTTCATTACTGCTGGTGtcttaattaatgtttttaacttttaaaaggtTAGACGAATAAGCATAAAAATATATCCTTCCTGACATTTTACAATATTATTTGCATGATAGTAGTTGTCACCTTAAAGTAGCGCTCTCTAAAATACTGAGAATGAATGTTGTAATACActgtaataatactaatacacGCATTAGTAATACACTAAGTCCACGTTATAGTGACTAGCAATTAGTaattagtatagtatagtataatacaTACAActtatatccatccatccatcagaaCATCTCACAGCCTCATTTTCTATTGCACACAATTATAACAGTATTGTTTTTATCAGCTCACCACAAGGTCAGTcactgaaagagagagggagtctCTAGAGTAACTTGAAAATCTTATTTTCATTGCACACAATAGGAGAAAAAACCCACAGTGTCAAGCGGCGGATTACATTCTGATCAATTTTCCTAATGAATTCAGGTCCCGAGCAGTCCCAGCCTGTCACACTAGGTTACAACCAAATGCCTCGGCCCCAAAACGTGGAGCAAAATTGTTTTAGTCCTGGCAGGACTTGGCCTTGATATTACCTGAGATTCGAAAATGTAGCTGAACCAAATTACAAAACTATCACACCTCGAgtctatatactgtacatctcgTGAAATATCAGAGTGATGAGAAACACTAGCACTGTGTGTGCAGGTAGTGGGTCTTCTTGCCTTTTATCAGGAGGCATTCATCTCTGTCAGAAGATAACAAAGACGAGCAAATCCCTGGCATTGGAGGGCTACCTGATAAATGAACAGGTACAGTGATCTTGTCACACGGACAGTTATCCTTTTATGATCTCTGTCTTGTAGGTAACCTGAGCCTCCATGAAGATCTGGAGAAACTTGTGGCCAGTTTCCTTCAAGTGGAAGCCTCTATGGTCTTTGGGATGGGTTTTGCCACCAATTCAATGAATATTCCAGCGCTTGTTGGCAAggtatgtattatttttttttaatcacacttAATATCACTGCAGGAAATCTACTACATATTAGTATTACGCTCACACAGAGCAACAGACATTTATCTAATTACTAGCTTTTGTTCCTTTCTTACACGTGGCCTAaattaatgaatacatttaattgCAAACTCCTACTCTCATAATTAAGATCATAATGAAATATAACAGTAGCCTGGAGTACAAGGCTCTAGGCATACAAATCTGCTTTCAGATACGGCGATAAGGAAGGGCAAGGTTTTTTAAAAGCAGCACTCGAGGGGATGATTACCCAAACTCTGGCCTGATGGCCACAAGTTACCAGGGGCAACACACAGCATGAATTTCTTTGATTGGACTAGACAGGAGGAAGGGGAGGTTGATGGTTTAAGTGATAAGAATGGGGTCATTTATGTAGCTCAAGAGGTGTAGCAGCCCCCCCTTAGGCCCACACCTCCGCAATAATCACATGGTTGACCCACACTGCCCACACTGCCCACCCTGTCCTGCAGGGACAAGCCTTTCCAGCACAGGCCTCGCTAAGCAAGCAGAGTGGCAGCTGCTGGTAGACCAGAGAGCAGGACTGCTGCACCCCAGGCCAAACTGAGGGTTTCGCTCTCTGAGACGGTGTCAACATAACCTGCTACAAGAGCTCATTCAAACTAATGCACCCAAATGCTTGGAGCAGTCACTGTTAAATATGTTAATGGAGTGGAGAATAGCTGAATTCATTTGAATGCTGATTTTTATGGCATGTAAATCACTATGTTCTTCATAATGAAAATTGCGATGCATCTCATTGTCCAAACTTCATTAGACATGAAAGtgatgaaaatgacaaacagTGCATCTCATACAACGAGTTTCCTGCTCAGAATTATCATTTAAGGAAGTAAGAGAAATTGTCCCACACAGATTCTTTTTTCAGAACAAGGATgctaaataaaagcacaaagaaaacaaacagtccTATGTTTGAGTGGCACAGACTGCTCTGATTTCCATTCATATATTTCACAGCAAACACTTTGTCATGTTATAGtaggaacaataacaattgTTCTCTTCCGTCCATAATCAAACATGATTACCAAATACGTTAGTGCAATCTATATTCAGCTGTGTTGTGGACTTTCTGTAattcattttgaattcaagGATGCAGAAATAAGCTGAATGTGGTACATTTTAATAAGGTCTGTTGTCTTTGCTGGTTTTTAGGGTTGTTTGATACTGAGCGATGAGCTCAATCACACATCTCTAATCTTAGGGGCCAGACTGTCAGTAGCCACCATCCGGGTATTCAAACACAACGGTAAGTCCGCTATCTGTTTCATGTGAACATAAGTCGCGATGACTCTGGATAACAGAAACACGACACACAGTCTTTGTTTAAATCCCAAACACTAATGCAGTCATATTGTTTCAGTTTGCCAGCATTTGCTCCTGGCCCGGTATTTGTCGGATCATCAGACAATATGTCTCTTATGTGCTGAGATTATCTGTAAATGCAGTGCGATTTTCTGTCTCAATCCACTGCTGCTCACAGTATTCAATTTTACTTGTATTCACTCCAAACTGTTGCTACTGTGAGAAGTCACATTCTGTGTTTAGAGCAGCTTACATTGACAATCATGGCTGTGTTTTATCCACGAGCATCAGGACAGCAAAGGTAGCATCTTTCTTAAAGataccctctttttttttttctaccgtAACGTCAAATGTCCTTAATTGAATGGATTATAAGGGACAGTTATTGGCCTTGAATGAAACAACAGTCATTGTGCTTGCACTGGCAACATTCCCTGCTCTTTCAGGAGACAGGACAAATGAGCCAGTCCTCTGGCAGCAAATGTATCCTGACAGGTACAAGCAGAGTCAGTTATGGGTCTTCCAAGCAGATCCCACAGGCCTGTCTAAAGGCAAAGAGCCCTCAGGCTCCTGAGCAGTGGACCCCTCCCTGCCTCTGGACCCCAAGGAACCAGAGACTCTTTTATTAGTACAAAACCCAATATTTACTGTCATAGTTACTCAAGTCAGCTAAGCCACAACAAATTCTAAATTAATTTACATGAGGGTAGAGGCTAGagcgatcccagctgacatagcagcgccaaaacacacacagatgaacggTTATTCCCATTCACACTCGCACCTACTATCattttacagtgtccaattaagcctatgcatgtttttggactattgGAGGAAACTCatgaacccagagaaaacccacactcacacggggagaacatgcaaactccacacagttaaaaaaaaaaaaacaattgttattGTCTGTGCACCAAAGCGAGCCACTGTGGATTCCTTTCATTATCAAGTTTCCTCAGTGCTGATACAACGTAAGATTTCTAAAGCGCTGTTGAGTGGCAGGAAGTGGTTTTATCAGAGGAGCGTCTTCTGCCTCGAAAGCAAACCTGTTTTTGCGTGGAGGCAGAGCTATCAATCATCTCTGACAGATTATTAGCTAAAACAGATTTATTCCCTGCTCGCCTGGAAATGGTTTGATTGCAGTCTTACTTTGAATAAAGCTCCTTTATTGGCTACAGCTATCCAatactgccatctgctggtgaACAGCTGAGGATCATTTATACTGTAGTTTCACCTGAACCTGGTACAAACTCAAACAACTTCAACTTCAATAAATGCCACAGGGAAATTATTATCATAATCTTAAGAAAACATGAACAGACTTCTTGGCCAAAACCAAAAGTGTACTTAGCTCAGTTAGTAATTCACTCTGACACAGTTTGTTCAGGTTCACACTAACATCAGAGGTTTTTCCTGTGTGTGGTTTTGCGGAGGGTGTTTCTGTCAGGTTAAAATGAGCCGTGTGCATTGTGTACACTGTGAACTCCCTGTGGAATTTCTTTGCCTTTAGTTGTGCGTTGCTTAGCTTAGTTTGATTTTATTATATCACTGCTCTGTATAATGTATATGTGCTACGTGATTTCCTACGCATGAACTAAAATGTTAATGTGTCAGTGTGCATtaaggtcttttttttcttaatgtctcGTTCTTAATgtcttgtgtctgtgtttgtcagatATGCACAGTCTGGAGAAGATGCTAAGAGAGGCAATTTGCTCAGGGCAGCCTCGGACTCACAGGCCGTGGAAGAAGATCCTGATCATGGTGGAAGGCATCTATAGGTTAGCTCTCAAGCCACACACATAATTTactctttctcgctctctttccTTCCCCCATTTATTTCTGTGTCTCACTGAGTCAAACCTGTATTTGGGGTCAGCTGAGTTTTCACTCAACTGAGTATGGCTATTCAGGAGTTTTTGAGCACAGTCCTGCAGAGCCGAACTCTGGTAGAAATCTTAATTTGTAACCTGAGGAGAGCTTTCAGTCTGTGTTTAGCAGTCCCTGTAATGGTTTCCTTTGCAACCTCTTCCCTCTCCAACCTTGGAAATCAGCAGGCGTGCGTGGTTGGTTACTGTCTAATTACTGGAAAGAGGAGAAAGGTGCCTTGTGTCTCTCCTGGCAGTAAGCTGTCCTGAGTCTGAGTGACCCTCTCCATCTGCTCATTAGCTCCAACTCAAGGCCAAATGAAGCCACAGAGATCGACCACAGCACCAGCTCCAACTGTTTATTACGGCCGTTTTCTTTGCTCCCTTTTACCATTTTATTGCCCTAAATTCCCaatattgtttttgctttttgtcaGTGTGATTTCTTTACAACACGTTCAGTCTGCACTGAAGTTACATTATGACAATCCGCATTAAAGGTAAAGGAAAAACTTCAACGTGACCGTCACTTACTATGAGCACTGTGATTAGTTCCACAGCAGTCCTGGTTATTTGAGAGACAGCTTGATTGCACATCACCAGACTGCTTTTTTTCAGGTAGTAGTGTGTAACCTCAACTCAGACATTGGAGAGAAATACCGCCTTTTGGTACGGCACTGATCGAATGCCCCATCTATCATCTTCCAGTAACATCAAAAAAAAGCTTGGATGGAGGAGTAAGCATACCTTAGCTACTGTATATCCTGAAACTGCCTTTGATGTCCACATCAGTCCTGGTGAAACCCTGTCTTATGTCATTTGAGCTGCTCATGCTTTAAACTGTAGCAAGGAGAGCAGGTCTGGGATTGCTTCATTCCCTAGCCATATACTCACTGAGGATGTCTATTTGTATCCTTAAAAGGCTTGCATCAGGGTGAGGAAGAGATTGCAAAGAAGTGGGAGTAAGGTAAATGAGGCCAACAGAAGATTTCTTGGAAGATTGGAGCATGTCACTTTATGTAATATGAATTAACAGAAGCCCAAATGCACTGCAGTAAATAAAGTGAGATGGGGGTGGGTGGAACAAATTCTTTTCGTTTTACATGTAAGAGTTTGGTTTGTAATTAATGAAACGCCTTTGCTGttctctttgtatgtgtgttgtcTTTCATTAGCATGGAGGGCTCAGTGGTGCGATTACCAGAGATCATCGCTCTAAAGAAGAAGTATAAAGCATATCTGTACCTGGATGAAGCCCACAGTATCGGAGCAGTGGGGCCATCAGGTCGGGGCGTGACTGAGCTGTTCAGTGTGAACCCAGCTGATGTGGACATCATGATGGGGACCTTCACCAAGAGCTTTGGAGGTGCTGGAGGCTATATCGCAGGAAAAAAGGTACATTTTTTGTAGTCAGTagtgcagtaaaaacaaaatgtgcatgtttCGTGTTCCAGTATATCTTACATTTTTATACTGTCCAATGCATTTATAACCAAGATCTTTAAAATTTTCGTCCACAAATTTATTATAATCAGGATACTCAGACCACTGTGTCACCTCAGGTCTTTTGGTTTTGACACACTGATAAGAAACAGCTGTCTGTACTATACCAACTATATCACAGTTTTCATTTCACCCTGTTAACACTGGCGTAAGATGGGGTTTAAaggaacatttaaaatgaaagattaGGCAACTTAATTGCACTGAAACCATtcttaaaaccaaataactgaGCTGACTCCCTTGTACACTCCTGGCAGTTTTACAACAAAGTGGCAAACACACTCTCTGGGTAACAGCATTGACCTATTTGGCTGCTAAGCAGGTTAAAATACATTGCACGACATTTCACCCAGGACTCAATCATACCTCCCACACCTCCCGTCGCTCTCTCATGTCCAACAAATGTTCCCCAAGCTGTGACTCCGGGcctttttaactctttttttactcCATTAAATAGTAGTACACTGTAGTACATAACCACATCAGTTTTGTGGCAGTTGATTAGACAGCATCAGAGGAAACAGCCACGTTGTTTGAATTAGGTATTTACTGAGGGACCCTTCCTGCTGCTGCCTTATGTTGGCTCAGCTCTGCTTTGCCTAAATAAGAAGGTAAAGCTGGCAGAGGGCCAGCCCCTTCTTGTGGCAGGCGTCGGAACTGCGCTCCAGATTTAACAGGATGACTCTTAACAAGCATGATAATGTTTGAAGTATGAACACTCTGCCTGGTTTGACAGCTGGCTGTAGTAAACTCCTGAAAGAAaaagggagagcgagagagagaaagccttTAGATTTGacgtagttgttgttgtggtgaatCCCCCAAATCTTACATTAAGTAGATTGGAGCTGAccaataaaacaacactttgCAGATGTGTTCTGGAAAAcagtcatgatatagctatttTATGAGAGAACCAAAAATAAATAGCCCGGTAAATACACTCAAAGCTCTAATTCACTTCAATCTTGCAAAAAGGAGACGTAATTAATTCACCCTTTACTTAAAGCCCAGATTCCACCTAAAAGGTTATTAAATACATCCATTGCGGAACTGGGTAtgggaacgtgtgtgtgtgtgtgtgctgctctggCACTGCTCCAGCTCTGTGGCATTATGGACTTCTATCACCACATCAGTTTTGTGGCCACAGTGTGGCTGAGGAAACACCGAACTGTCAATCCACACTCTGCATTTCGGACATGTTCTCTTAACTGGTTTATCTTGGTCGCACCCGAATCCTGCAGGGCCCTAAAGCGGTGAAAATCCCCAGCAGTTAAACGAAAACAGATGTCAAGTTGTTTCAGGGTTCTTGTCCTACGTTTGAGCATTTCCCCTAAAATCCCTTCCCCTTATGTGTGTGAGGAAGCCACAGCCGCCGCCCAGTGAGGACAGATGGCAGTGAGTGGAAATGGTGGCCAGACGGCATCTCCGGCTATGTGTCATCACCCCGCACCCACTGGCCACCACACaagccactgagcagcagccCGTCACAGCTCCAGGCCAGCTCCCAACCTCagaccactgacacacacacacatatgcttgGGACCCATGACCGAATCAGTTTCTTGAAATCCTGCTCTTCTCTTGACAACCACGAGCAAAATTAATCTCCTGCTGACATTTAGGTATAATGAGCATGACAGTCCTAATTCTGCTCATTTCAGCACTGGTTCCTTCTCAAATTAGTGTGCTGGCTCCTTCAGATTGGAGAGCAGGAAAGGATTCAGTTATTATTTTAGTCCATGCCAAGGAAGTCATAGAGTGACAGAAGTGACGTCAAGTATCTTAATTGATTTCCGGGTGTTTTTCCTCACTTGTGCTCCAAAAATACAGGTTTTTACAGATATAATACACATGAACagtatttctatttatttaaaaactctGTAAATGCACAGAACTTGCAGAATAcagtataatgtgtgtgttgttattgcAGGAACTGGTCGACTACCTCCAAAGTCATTCCCACAGTGCAATATATGCCACGGCCATGTCCCCACCTGTCACTGAGCAGGTCATACGTGCCATGAAGTGCATTATGGGAAAAGACGGGAGCACACAGGGTGAGTATCTGagcatgctggctttccatccagtcaATGTCACAAGCAATGTGAGTCTTAATGTCCACATACTTGGCGTTCTTCACACCGACAACTATCATGTCTGgcttgtaaaacatttttacacctTTGTTTATCTTTTATGGAAACAATAGCAAACTAAATAGTGTGGACCATatcacacaaacagctgcttgGTCAGAAAATTTGGTAACAATTATAGTGGTCTGCAGcagtggagggggagggggggggggcgggcagTCCCTGAGCACACGTGACCCCTACGGAGAGGAAATCATTTTCATATGTTTGTTTTGAGGAACGTTTTACCTCTGAAAAGTTTCTGCTTCAGACACTAAGGCAGGGAAGTAGTCATTAGTCCTGATACCGCTGCAGCAATTCTTCTTCACTTATTGTAGCTGTAGTAGAAGGAGTATTATTGGGAGCAATGTTGCCCAAATCTATGGACCTCAAGTGTGCGCACAGTAAGCCAAGAGAAACCGTCTCTGGGTAAATTGTGTGGCATACAAACATACAGAACATGTTTGAAGTATGGGGTCATTCAGGTTAATCTCTTTGAAGGCGTTAAGCCCGCTCAGCTTGTGTCTCAGGGTCGAGGTTTATTGTAGATTCATGCCGAGATTAGTAACTTTCTCATCTGGTCCTGAAGCAGACATGCTTTGGATGTGACGTAGTTCTGTGAAATAGGTGTTGTGGAAAAATCAGCCTCGACCTGTCTGATGGAGTGGAGGGAGCGAAGCAAACACTGCAGTCTTCCTCTGAGTCTTCCTCTGTTCTCTCCACCTTCCTCTTTCATGTTGAATTTTGCACTCTGAAGAAAAGTGATGTCAACAGCTCGGAAATGAGGGAAAAACTCCACATATTCTCACCTGCCCATATGATTTGTGTCTGACAGCAGGGTATTGACCCCCATGGCCTCCATCTTAGCCGAggaatcatttacaaaatggggCCTGTGCTTTTTGGCAGATGCCAGAATGTTATATCTTCCACCACTCTCTCAGTTGAGATAAGGAGATTTAAAGTGCTCTCTCACAACCCTTTGAAGGAACTGCCAATCTGTTCCCAGGTAATCAAAGGGAAACCGAGCTGTGTTCCAAAGTCGGAGCATGCCAAACTCTGCTGCAGCCGTGGTGTAACTAGGTTCCCCGGAGATTTTTGTTGTTAGGGAACACAGGGGTTAGCGGAACAGTCAGCATCTGCTGACTTTGATTTTTATCCCAGatatttactttttgtttaATATCTGGCATATGTGAGCTGCTTAAGTGTTATTTGTTTCCCATTTCGGTCATGGCTATGCTCCAGAGGCAGTCCACGGTCACTCATTTAGTGTTAAATCCATCGTAACCAATTTGCAAACCCTTATTTTGGCGACGTGCGTGTGCATATACCATGCTGTCAGGCAGACAAAACTGAACCATCTGCTGGTGCAGCTGAGGCGCAGTCTTGAGTGAGTTTACAGTGGAGGCTGGTATGGCCCAGATGGTGTGAGTCTCAGGTATGAAATGCGAGGCACATAGAGCATGACACACTACATACATTAGCTACTGATAGGAGGTGATTTTGGGATTT includes the following:
- the sptlc3 gene encoding serine palmitoyltransferase 3, with product MATATANGGSITIINCKGLKDIKKNGYYNHREKNGPRTGVPSTEHRREAFEQPPMYVAVMTYVGFALVTLFGYFRDFLRAVRLEKRHLAQEREEQKNFVPLYQDFENFYTRNLYMRVRDNWNRPLCSLPGPVFDLMERVSDDYNWTFRLTGRTIHNVINTGSYNYLGFAENNADSLKTVADNVQQYGVGICSTRQEVGNLSLHEDLEKLVASFLQVEASMVFGMGFATNSMNIPALVGKGCLILSDELNHTSLILGARLSVATIRVFKHNDMHSLEKMLREAICSGQPRTHRPWKKILIMVEGIYSMEGSVVRLPEIIALKKKYKAYLYLDEAHSIGAVGPSGRGVTELFSVNPADVDIMMGTFTKSFGGAGGYIAGKKELVDYLQSHSHSAIYATAMSPPVTEQVIRAMKCIMGKDGSTQGITRIHQLAENTRYFRARLKEMGFIIYGHDDSPVIPILLYMPGKVVAFAREMLERKVGVVVVGFPATPITEARARFCMSASHTRAMLDEVLHHLNEVGDNLCLKFSRQK